A window from Planifilum fulgidum encodes these proteins:
- a CDS encoding NYN domain-containing protein has product MEEWLIVDGYNVLGASPEAAQSGSLEEARDRLIRRLSEYQAISGRKVILVFDAHRMPGAGTKQELEQIEVHYTRHRETADERIEKLVRQLRRPGRQIFVATSDYLEQRMVFGQGAYRISSRELLREMEAARENLRRDALLRPKPRKTGMEGLSEEDRQRLERWRRKK; this is encoded by the coding sequence ATGGAGGAATGGCTGATTGTTGACGGTTACAATGTCCTGGGGGCTTCCCCCGAGGCGGCTCAATCCGGCTCCCTGGAGGAGGCCCGGGACCGGCTGATCCGGCGGCTTTCGGAGTATCAGGCGATATCGGGGAGGAAGGTGATCCTCGTTTTCGACGCCCACCGCATGCCGGGAGCGGGAACGAAACAGGAGCTGGAGCAGATCGAAGTCCACTACACCCGCCACCGGGAAACGGCCGACGAGCGGATCGAAAAGCTGGTGCGACAGCTTCGGCGGCCCGGTCGGCAAATTTTTGTCGCCACGTCGGATTATTTGGAACAACGGATGGTGTTCGGGCAGGGGGCATACCGGATCTCTTCCCGGGAGCTTTTGAGGGAAATGGAAGCGGCCCGGGAAAATCTGAGGCGGGATGCGCTGCTCCGCCCAAAGCCGCGGAAAACGGGAATGGAGGGGCTGTCCGAGGAGGACAGACAGCGGCTGGAACGCTGGAGGAGGAAAAAATAG
- the sigH gene encoding RNA polymerase sporulation sigma factor SigH, with amino-acid sequence MSVDLQSSKMIPHNNYRTMTDEELVDGVRLGDTGALEYLINKYKNFVRAKARSYFLIGADHEDIFQEGMIGLYKAIRDFRGDKLASFKAFAELCVTRQIITAIKTATRQKHIPLNSYVSLDKPIYDEDSERTLQDVLTGGSATDPEELYINREEHEDIEDKMAKILSELERKVLMLYLDGRSYQEIAVDLNRHVKSIDNALQRVKRKLERYLEIREVSS; translated from the coding sequence GTGAGCGTTGACCTTCAATCCAGCAAAATGATCCCGCACAACAACTACCGAACGATGACTGACGAAGAATTGGTGGACGGTGTACGGTTGGGGGATACCGGGGCGCTGGAGTATTTGATCAATAAGTACAAAAATTTTGTCAGGGCGAAGGCGCGTTCCTATTTTCTCATCGGCGCCGATCACGAGGACATTTTCCAGGAAGGCATGATCGGCCTGTACAAGGCGATTCGCGATTTCCGGGGGGACAAGCTGGCTTCCTTCAAGGCCTTCGCCGAATTGTGCGTCACGCGGCAAATCATCACCGCGATCAAGACGGCGACGCGCCAGAAGCACATTCCGCTCAATTCATACGTTTCTCTGGACAAGCCCATTTACGATGAGGATTCGGAACGCACCCTGCAGGACGTCCTGACGGGCGGCAGTGCGACGGATCCTGAGGAATTGTACATCAACCGTGAGGAGCACGAGGACATCGAGGACAAAATGGCAAAGATCCTGAGCGAACTGGAACGAAAAGTGCTGATGCTTTACCTGGACGGCCGCTCTTATCAGGAAATCGCGGTCGACCTGAATCGACACGTCAAATCGATCGATAACGCTCTGCAGCGGGTCAAGCGGAAACTGGAGCGTTATCTGGAAATCCGCGAGGTCAGCTCTTAA
- the rpmG gene encoding 50S ribosomal protein L33, whose amino-acid sequence MRVIITLACTECSERNYTTTKNKRKHPDRLELRKYCPRCNAHRVHRETK is encoded by the coding sequence ATGCGTGTGATCATTACGCTGGCCTGCACGGAATGCTCGGAGCGGAACTACACCACGACCAAAAACAAGCGGAAACATCCGGACCGGTTGGAGCTCAGGAAGTACTGCCCTCGGTGCAATGCACACCGGGTTCACCGTGAAACCAAGTGA
- the secE gene encoding preprotein translocase subunit SecE — MGFIGRLGIGIRKSFTGIIDFFKGSVTELKKVRWPNRKELISYTAVVVITVLLLALFFTVIDLGIAKLVDMIT, encoded by the coding sequence ATGGGTTTTATCGGCCGCCTCGGAATCGGGATACGGAAAAGCTTTACCGGCATCATCGATTTTTTTAAAGGCAGTGTGACGGAGCTCAAGAAGGTTCGCTGGCCGAACCGGAAGGAGCTGATCAGCTACACCGCCGTCGTGGTGATCACGGTGCTGCTGTTGGCTCTCTTTTTCACGGTGATCGATTTAGGGATCGCCAAACTGGTGGACATGATCACCTGA
- the nusG gene encoding transcription termination/antitermination protein NusG, producing the protein MEKKWYVVHTYSGYENKVKTNLEKRVRSMEMQDKIFRVLVPVEQAVEHKDGKRKTVMRKVFPGYVLVEMIMTDDSWYVVRNTPGVTGFVGSSGAGSKPTPLMPEEVQAILRQMGMEETRPQVDFSVGESVRVKKEPFTDFVATVEEVDLDRQRLRVLVNMFGRETPLEVEFDQVEKL; encoded by the coding sequence ATGGAGAAAAAGTGGTATGTGGTCCACACCTATTCCGGATATGAAAACAAAGTGAAGACCAACCTGGAAAAGCGCGTCCGTTCCATGGAGATGCAGGATAAGATCTTTCGCGTTCTGGTGCCCGTGGAACAGGCGGTGGAACACAAGGACGGAAAGCGGAAAACCGTGATGCGCAAGGTTTTTCCGGGTTATGTCCTGGTCGAGATGATCATGACGGACGACTCCTGGTACGTCGTGCGCAACACGCCGGGTGTGACCGGGTTCGTCGGCTCGTCCGGGGCAGGGTCCAAACCGACCCCCCTTATGCCGGAAGAAGTGCAAGCCATCCTCCGTCAGATGGGGATGGAAGAAACCCGACCCCAGGTTGATTTTTCCGTGGGTGAGAGCGTCCGGGTGAAAAAGGAGCCCTTCACCGATTTCGTGGCAACGGTGGAAGAAGTGGATTTGGACCGCCAGCGGCTTCGGGTCCTGGTCAACATGTTCGGCCGGGAGACTCCGCTGGAGGTGGAGTTTGACCAAGTGGAGAAACTTTGA
- the rplK gene encoding 50S ribosomal protein L11: MAKKVVKVVKLQIPAGKANPAPPVGPALGQAGVNIMAFCKEFNARTADQAGLIIPVEITVYEDRSFTFVTKTPPAAVLLKKAAGIEKGSGEPNKNKVATIKRSKVREIAEMKMPDLNANDVEAAMRIVEGTARSMGIEIED, encoded by the coding sequence GTGGCCAAGAAAGTGGTTAAAGTGGTGAAGCTGCAGATTCCCGCCGGCAAAGCGAACCCGGCGCCCCCCGTGGGACCGGCCCTCGGTCAAGCCGGCGTCAACATCATGGCTTTCTGCAAGGAGTTTAACGCGCGCACCGCGGATCAAGCCGGCCTGATCATCCCGGTGGAGATCACCGTGTATGAGGATCGTTCCTTCACCTTTGTCACCAAAACGCCGCCGGCGGCCGTTCTGCTGAAGAAGGCGGCCGGAATCGAGAAGGGTTCCGGCGAACCCAACAAGAACAAGGTGGCCACCATCAAGCGGAGCAAAGTGCGGGAAATCGCCGAGATGAAGATGCCCGACCTGAACGCCAACGACGTGGAAGCGGCGATGCGGATCGTGGAGGGCACCGCCCGCAGCATGGGCATCGAAATCGAAGATTGA